In one Candidatus Paceibacterota bacterium genomic region, the following are encoded:
- a CDS encoding DUF4340 domain-containing protein, with product MNPRNTWRWILVAVALFAFILVHQKFLQEAGGGPEKVLPRLQVAAVRSVQVRPAASLELRAERTNGTWQLTAPLVYPAQGVSIEQLLMELGRLAPVAYITARELQGRPNTDEEYGFAAPQAFVVIEQPGYTYRLRVGAKTAPGDQVFLQVLGVEGIYVVDATFLKNLPRTADDWRNTALVELHGLALDWLAVTNGLKVLEMRRDTTNGVWRMTYPLQARANNAKVEEALQMIESVRVRQFISDDPKTDPETYGLQPPGLEVALGQGTHTVARLQFGKSPTNDTRLVYGRRFGLNAIVAVPKDLLAPWYASVNDFRDPFLITLTVPVAAVDVRGQEAFSLRQQTNGQWQVLPQGLPADAGLVKELLSGLGAMRIVEFTKDVVIAPDLPAYGLASPARQYFLRAAATNTPDGPANALLAELGFGTNQADKVFARRADESFVYAVKLSDFQRLPAAGWQMRERRIWSFSTNDVSGLLITQQGRTRQLVRNGPHSWSLASNSQGTINDLAVEETVSGLCQLTAAAWLARGEQDRVRFGLADKSHQITLELKNGQKALVTFGNEANANAPCAATTLDGELWIFELPAWLYAYVQRYLSVPPNP from the coding sequence ATGAATCCCCGAAACACTTGGCGATGGATTCTCGTGGCGGTGGCGCTGTTTGCTTTCATCCTCGTCCACCAGAAGTTTCTGCAAGAGGCGGGTGGCGGGCCCGAAAAAGTCCTGCCAAGGCTGCAAGTCGCAGCGGTCCGCAGCGTGCAGGTGCGGCCCGCTGCCAGCCTGGAACTTCGGGCCGAGCGCACCAACGGGACCTGGCAGCTCACCGCCCCTTTGGTATATCCAGCTCAGGGAGTCAGCATCGAACAGCTTCTGATGGAGCTTGGGCGATTGGCACCGGTCGCCTACATCACCGCGCGCGAACTTCAAGGCCGACCCAACACTGACGAGGAGTATGGCTTCGCCGCTCCGCAGGCCTTCGTCGTTATTGAACAGCCCGGTTACACCTACCGGCTGCGAGTGGGGGCGAAGACAGCTCCGGGTGATCAGGTGTTCCTGCAGGTTCTCGGAGTGGAAGGGATTTACGTGGTGGACGCTACATTCCTCAAGAACCTGCCCCGCACCGCCGACGACTGGCGGAATACCGCGTTGGTTGAATTGCATGGTCTTGCGTTGGATTGGCTGGCGGTAACCAACGGATTGAAGGTTTTGGAAATGCGGCGTGATACTACGAACGGGGTATGGCGCATGACGTATCCCCTCCAGGCGCGTGCCAACAACGCCAAAGTCGAGGAGGCCCTGCAGATGATCGAGAGCGTCCGGGTGCGCCAGTTCATTTCCGACGATCCCAAGACTGATCCAGAGACGTATGGGCTGCAACCGCCCGGACTTGAGGTGGCGCTTGGGCAGGGCACCCACACTGTTGCCCGGCTTCAGTTCGGCAAGAGCCCCACCAACGATACCCGACTGGTTTATGGGCGCCGGTTTGGCCTTAATGCCATAGTCGCCGTCCCCAAAGACCTGCTGGCACCGTGGTACGCGTCGGTCAACGACTTTCGCGATCCGTTCCTGATCACGCTGACTGTGCCGGTGGCGGCCGTTGATGTGCGCGGGCAGGAAGCTTTTTCCTTGCGGCAGCAGACCAACGGCCAGTGGCAGGTGCTGCCCCAAGGCCTTCCCGCCGATGCCGGCTTGGTGAAGGAGTTGCTCTCGGGCTTGGGTGCGATGCGAATCGTGGAATTCACCAAGGATGTGGTGATTGCTCCGGACTTGCCTGCCTACGGGCTGGCGTCACCGGCGCGGCAGTACTTCTTGAGGGCGGCGGCGACCAACACACCGGATGGTCCAGCCAACGCGTTGCTGGCCGAGTTGGGTTTCGGGACCAACCAGGCCGACAAAGTCTTCGCGCGCCGCGCGGATGAGAGCTTCGTTTATGCCGTAAAGCTCTCCGACTTCCAGCGCTTGCCTGCGGCCGGATGGCAGATGCGCGAACGCCGGATTTGGAGCTTCTCCACGAACGACGTGAGCGGCCTTCTCATTACACAGCAAGGCCGGACCCGCCAACTCGTCAGGAACGGCCCGCATAGCTGGTCGCTGGCCAGCAATTCCCAGGGAACCATCAACGACCTGGCGGTAGAGGAAACCGTGAGCGGGCTATGCCAGTTGACCGCGGCGGCTTGGCTGGCCCGAGGGGAGCAGGACCGGGTCCGCTTCGGCCTTGCAGACAAGAGCCACCAGATCACGCTCGAACTCAAGAACGGCCAGAAGGCCCTCGTTACATTCGGCAACGAGGCTAATGCTAACGCGCCCTGCGCTGCCACCACGCTGGATGGCGAACTTTGGATATTTGAACTTCCCGCGTGGCTTTACGCTTACGTGCAGCGTTACCTGTCGGTGCCGCCCAATCCATAA
- a CDS encoding amidohydrolase family protein, producing MGRHPGARAALVLGAMIPLCFVGCAALFRGPILPPEPLPAAPFVDLHCHVAGLGADGSGCSVSERLRKSWKAGFYFRSFGVSRQQLEQRGDALCAERLSATLGQSRHVGRAVVLALDGVVDEQGNLDPARTEFYVPNEFVAAQAARHTNLLFGASINPYRPDALARLDRASADHAVLVKWLPSIQLIDPADERLVPFYQRMVELRLPLLVHTGDEHAFTWSKAELADPARLRLPLSLGVTVIAAHAAWPGRHDGQRDVDCLASLMREFPNLYADISSLTQINKLGALREVLRRPEFRGRLVYGTDFPLINMPICSPWFFPLDLSLRQRWQISRIINPWDRDVVLKHSLGVPADVFTRAQELLRM from the coding sequence ATGGGGCGACACCCGGGCGCCCGGGCGGCGCTGGTCCTGGGAGCGATGATCCCGCTCTGCTTCGTGGGCTGCGCGGCGCTTTTCCGGGGCCCAATTCTGCCGCCCGAACCGCTTCCGGCCGCCCCATTCGTGGACCTGCACTGCCACGTGGCCGGCCTGGGCGCGGATGGCAGCGGGTGCTCTGTGTCGGAGCGGTTGCGGAAGAGTTGGAAGGCGGGATTCTATTTCCGCAGTTTTGGCGTCTCCCGTCAGCAGCTCGAACAACGGGGGGACGCTCTGTGCGCGGAACGGCTTTCGGCGACGCTTGGCCAGAGCCGGCACGTCGGTCGCGCCGTGGTGCTGGCACTGGACGGTGTGGTGGATGAGCAGGGCAACCTCGACCCGGCCCGCACCGAGTTCTACGTGCCGAACGAGTTCGTCGCCGCGCAGGCCGCTCGCCACACAAACCTCTTGTTCGGCGCCAGCATCAATCCCTACCGCCCTGACGCTCTGGCCCGCCTGGACCGTGCGTCGGCCGACCACGCGGTGCTCGTCAAATGGCTGCCATCTATCCAGCTCATTGACCCGGCGGACGAACGCCTTGTGCCATTCTACCAACGAATGGTCGAACTACGCCTGCCCTTGCTCGTCCACACCGGCGACGAACATGCTTTCACCTGGTCCAAAGCCGAGCTGGCGGACCCGGCCCGGCTGCGCCTGCCCCTGAGCCTCGGAGTGACGGTCATTGCGGCGCATGCCGCCTGGCCCGGGCGGCATGACGGCCAACGCGACGTGGATTGCCTGGCCTCCCTGATGCGTGAATTTCCAAACCTCTATGCGGACATCTCCTCGCTCACCCAGATCAATAAGCTCGGGGCACTCCGCGAGGTGCTGCGCCGGCCCGAGTTTCGGGGGCGCCTCGTTTATGGCACCGACTTCCCCCTGATTAACATGCCAATTTGCTCTCCGTGGTTCTTCCCGCTGGATCTGTCCCTGCGACAGCGGTGGCAGATCAGCCGAATCATCAATCCTTGGGACCGCGACGTCGTCCTCAAGCACAGCCTTGGCGTGCCTGCGGATGTCTTTACTCGAGCGCAGGAGCTACTGCGTATGTGA
- a CDS encoding AsmA-like C-terminal region-containing protein, whose protein sequence is MATRQKGRFWRTCRVCFRRFRITVWLIVLALLSVLVYLNQVGLPEFAKRPLLEELRGRGVDLQFSRLRLRWYQGIVAENVRFGQTGESLSPQLMLAEVQVRLSYMALMRLQLQVDSLMLHRGRLVWPIADTNQSPRHLTVDNIQSGLRLLPGDEWALDHFTATFAGAHIQLSGTVSNASAVGEWKLFEAKQAAPVTMWRDRLRQVADALEQIHFSTPPDLRLNVQGDARDLTSFAVHVVLSSTSAETPWCSLNRGQLNARLFPANTNGLSAAELNLAAGEAQTRWGAATNLQLTAHLASFEALTNLGNAELSLCAEQVGSQWGSAVNVQLAVQMASMEGQTNLVNADLTLSTSHTQTRWGSATNAQLHATWIHSLTNPIPLSGAGTLKCAQPSSKWGSARDLRIEARLAEPVYDVPPRADDSWAWWANLQPYALDWRWHLAGLEASGVEVDEVACGGQWRAPTLTITNLHTALAGRQLDARAKLDVATRKLHLDLSSDIDPHKLSPVLTEGARRWLAPYYWKSPPELKGEVSLVVPAWTNRAPDWRGEVQPTLWLQGEFTVKHGGAYRNVPVSTAQSHLLYSNMVWRLPDLTLTRPEGRLELEHEADDRTRDYYFRLHSTINVLDLRPLLQPRQQRALDYFASEQPPVIDAEIRGRWREPERTGIRGRVALTNFTFRGEAADGFQAALQYTNRLLLFADARLQRGAQRLSADGVAADFVAQKVYLTNGVSTVEPMVIARAIGPHVARAIEPYRFRDPPLAHVQGTIPMHGEDDADLHFNLKGNQFEWWRFRVPQIEGHVHWLGQHLTLTNVHLALYGGSANGFAHFDFHPRHETDYRFDIATTDTSLQPLVTDLFLTTNHLDGTLNGRLTVSHADTSTLRTWDGHGNLALRDGLIWDVPLFGIFSSVLNGITPGLGSSRASAGTCTFTITNGIIRSNDLEIRSTGMRLQYRGTLDFEGQISARAEADLLRDTWLVGPAFSTMLWPVAKLFEYKVTGTLGEPKGEPVYLLPKVVLLPFQFPFHPLRTLRGLLPEDLGSSRTNALPLYSPKDN, encoded by the coding sequence ATGGCGACCCGCCAGAAAGGCCGCTTTTGGCGGACGTGTCGAGTTTGTTTTCGACGCTTCCGCATCACTGTTTGGCTGATCGTCCTCGCCCTGCTCAGCGTCTTGGTTTACCTGAACCAGGTGGGGCTGCCTGAATTTGCCAAGCGCCCGCTGCTCGAGGAACTGCGCGGGCGTGGTGTTGATCTCCAGTTCTCCCGACTGCGTCTGCGTTGGTATCAGGGCATTGTTGCGGAGAATGTCCGCTTCGGGCAAACGGGCGAGTCCTTAAGTCCCCAACTCATGCTCGCGGAGGTGCAGGTGCGCCTTAGTTACATGGCCCTCATGCGGCTTCAATTGCAGGTTGATTCACTCATGCTGCATCGGGGCCGGTTAGTGTGGCCCATCGCGGACACCAATCAGTCGCCTCGACACTTGACCGTGGACAATATCCAGTCCGGCCTGCGTCTTCTTCCTGGCGATGAATGGGCACTCGACCATTTCACGGCGACCTTTGCCGGTGCTCATATTCAGTTGTCAGGCACGGTTTCCAACGCTTCGGCGGTTGGCGAATGGAAGTTGTTCGAAGCGAAGCAGGCGGCGCCCGTTACGATGTGGCGGGACCGTTTGCGACAGGTCGCGGATGCCTTGGAGCAAATCCACTTTTCCACCCCACCGGACTTAAGGCTCAATGTCCAGGGGGACGCGCGTGACCTGACCAGTTTTGCCGTCCACGTGGTGCTGAGCAGCACCAGTGCTGAAACGCCTTGGTGCTCCCTTAACCGGGGCCAGCTCAATGCGCGGCTCTTCCCTGCCAACACCAACGGCCTGTCTGCCGCGGAGCTGAACCTGGCGGCTGGGGAGGCTCAAACACGCTGGGGGGCGGCAACGAACCTGCAGCTTACGGCGCACCTCGCTTCGTTCGAAGCCTTGACCAACCTGGGGAATGCGGAACTGAGCCTCTGCGCCGAGCAAGTTGGCAGCCAGTGGGGGAGCGCCGTCAACGTGCAGCTCGCTGTTCAGATGGCTTCCATGGAGGGGCAGACGAACCTGGTGAACGCTGACCTGACGCTCTCGACAAGCCACACCCAAACTCGCTGGGGCAGCGCTACCAACGCACAGCTCCACGCGACGTGGATTCACTCTCTGACCAATCCCATACCGCTTTCGGGTGCAGGAACGCTGAAGTGTGCCCAGCCGAGCAGCAAGTGGGGCTCCGCGCGGGATTTGCGGATCGAAGCCCGCCTCGCTGAGCCCGTGTACGACGTGCCACCTCGCGCCGATGATTCCTGGGCCTGGTGGGCAAACCTCCAGCCCTACGCGCTGGATTGGCGTTGGCATCTTGCCGGGCTCGAGGCGTCCGGAGTTGAAGTGGACGAGGTGGCCTGCGGCGGGCAGTGGCGCGCGCCCACACTGACCATAACCAATTTGCACACGGCATTAGCTGGGCGACAATTGGATGCCCGCGCCAAACTGGATGTCGCAACGCGCAAGTTGCACCTAGACCTTTCCTCGGACATTGATCCGCACAAGTTGTCTCCAGTGCTCACTGAAGGCGCCCGCCGCTGGCTGGCGCCCTATTACTGGAAGAGTCCGCCCGAGCTGAAAGGGGAGGTGTCGCTGGTCGTCCCCGCATGGACGAACCGCGCACCTGACTGGCGCGGCGAAGTGCAGCCCACACTATGGTTGCAGGGCGAATTCACAGTCAAGCACGGTGGCGCCTACCGCAACGTCCCAGTCTCCACTGCCCAATCGCACCTCTTGTATTCCAACATGGTCTGGCGGCTGCCAGATTTGACCCTCACCCGGCCCGAAGGCCGGCTGGAGCTTGAGCACGAGGCCGATGATCGCACCAGGGATTACTACTTCCGCCTCCACAGCACCATTAACGTGCTCGATCTGCGTCCGCTGTTGCAGCCGCGCCAGCAGCGCGCCCTCGATTACTTTGCCTCAGAACAACCGCCCGTGATTGATGCGGAGATTCGGGGACGATGGCGCGAACCTGAACGGACGGGCATTCGGGGCCGGGTTGCGCTTACTAACTTCACCTTCCGCGGCGAAGCTGCTGACGGATTCCAGGCCGCCCTCCAATATACCAATCGCCTCCTGCTATTCGCAGACGCGCGCCTCCAGCGCGGAGCGCAGCGCCTCAGTGCCGACGGTGTCGCGGCGGACTTTGTGGCCCAGAAAGTGTATCTGACCAACGGCGTCAGCACGGTCGAGCCAATGGTCATCGCACGCGCCATCGGTCCTCACGTCGCCCGCGCGATCGAGCCGTACAGGTTCCGGGATCCCCCGCTTGCCCATGTCCAGGGCACCATTCCGATGCACGGAGAGGATGATGCCGATCTGCATTTTAATCTGAAAGGCAACCAGTTTGAGTGGTGGCGGTTCCGTGTGCCGCAGATCGAGGGGCACGTCCATTGGCTGGGACAGCACTTGACCTTAACCAACGTCCACCTGGCGCTCTACGGCGGCAGCGCTAATGGCTTTGCCCACTTTGATTTTCACCCCCGGCATGAAACGGACTATCGGTTCGACATCGCCACGACAGATACCTCCCTGCAACCGCTGGTGACAGATCTGTTCCTCACGACTAACCACCTGGACGGCACCCTCAATGGCAGGCTGACGGTCTCACACGCCGATACATCCACCCTGCGCACCTGGGATGGTCACGGTAACTTGGCATTGCGGGACGGCCTGATCTGGGACGTCCCGCTCTTCGGCATCTTTTCGAGCGTGCTTAATGGCATAACCCCGGGCCTGGGCAGCAGCCGGGCCAGCGCGGGCACCTGCACTTTCACCATCACGAACGGAATCATCCGCTCCAACGACCTGGAAATCCGTTCGACCGGGATGCGCCTGCAATATCGCGGCACGTTGGACTTCGAGGGTCAAATCAGCGCCCGCGCCGAAGCCGACCTCCTGCGTGACACGTGGCTCGTCGGCCCGGCCTTCAGTACCATGCTATGGCCGGTAGCCAAGCTGTTCGAATACAAGGTTACGGGCACATTGGGCGAGCCTAAGGGCGAGCCGGTCTATCTCCTTCCCAAAGTTGTGCTTTTGCCCTTCCAGTTCCCGTTTCATCCCCTCCGCACCTTGAGGGGACTTCTGCCGGAGGACCTGGGCTCCAGCCGCACCAACGCACTCCCGCTTTACTCGCCCAAAGACAACTGA
- a CDS encoding RNA polymerase sigma factor, producing the protein MSLATPTPTPASDAWFVTTHWSVVLSAREKDSPQSVAALETLCRTYWYPLYAYLRRQGRRPHDAQDLTQGFFARLLQKDYLQAAAREKGKFRTFLLMALKRFVANEWDREHAQKRGGFAPVVPIDQEFAESRFAADPSLNVQPDVLYDRQWAMTLLERAMSQLREEYVASGRAKLFEYLQSCLVRDESALPYGEIAARLNLTESAVKMAIHRLRARYREILRDEVAHTVSSREEVEEEVRHLFSAFGP; encoded by the coding sequence ATGAGCCTCGCCACCCCAACGCCAACTCCCGCCTCGGACGCCTGGTTCGTTACCACCCACTGGTCGGTGGTGCTTTCGGCGCGCGAGAAGGATTCGCCGCAATCGGTGGCCGCCCTCGAAACGCTTTGCCGGACCTACTGGTATCCACTTTATGCGTATCTGCGGCGGCAGGGCCGGCGGCCGCACGACGCGCAAGACCTGACCCAAGGGTTCTTCGCCCGGCTGTTGCAGAAAGACTACCTCCAGGCGGCGGCCCGGGAGAAAGGCAAGTTCCGCACATTTCTGCTGATGGCTCTCAAGCGCTTCGTCGCCAACGAATGGGACCGTGAGCACGCGCAGAAGCGAGGCGGCTTCGCGCCGGTGGTTCCTATTGACCAGGAATTCGCCGAGTCCCGCTTCGCCGCGGACCCCTCCCTCAACGTCCAGCCCGACGTGCTGTATGACCGCCAGTGGGCCATGACCTTGCTGGAGAGGGCCATGTCACAACTGCGGGAGGAGTATGTTGCTTCCGGCCGGGCGAAGCTCTTCGAGTATCTGCAGAGCTGCCTTGTCCGCGACGAGTCGGCGCTGCCATACGGGGAGATAGCGGCCCGTTTGAATCTCACCGAGTCCGCCGTAAAGATGGCCATCCATCGGCTGCGCGCCCGCTACCGCGAAATCCTGCGCGACGAGGTCGCCCATACCGTCTCCTCCCGGGAGGAAGTCGAAGAGGAAGTCCGCCACTTGTTCTCGGCTTTCGGCCCGTAA
- a CDS encoding protein kinase, giving the protein MANPEHEPSGKRKCVGCGAELVGSVSPDLCPKCLLKLAMETRPGPGPGGTIVLPDEGAKSRGLPHAGEQLGSYAIVRALGAGGMGAVYEAQDQESGRRVALKVLSHTLDSPEARERFFREGRLAASINHPNSVYIFGTEEIGGTPVITMELVAGGTLQDRVRARGPLPVGEAVDAVLQLIEGLDAAQRVGILHRDIKPSNCYVSEDGTVKIGDFGLSISTAVRTEPALTATGAFLGTPAFCSPEQLRGEELNTRSDMYSVGATLYYLLTGRTPFEAKNMVQLLATVLEQRAPSPRQFRPDIPKGLARAILRCLEKQPGERFKSYTDLARALTPYGSAAPTPATLGLRFLAGVADLTILGLSGMVINLLAFGSPMDFMQMSMQFSPKLLAWVFGWFCVAVLYYAVFEGLWGAAAGKALCGLRVVGPDRNPPGFGPALLRAMVWLVPPFLPYWLAFGANPKDYLASSQWIQTLMGLSCYVVMALLFVTARRRNGFAALQDLVSRSRVVSHAALVSRPVLSAAEAPPPAVESAITIGPYHVLQALADTAAEKWFLAYDLKLLRKVWVRVVPPDTPPVPAQWRALGRVGRLRWLTGKRTLGENWDAFEALTGRPFLEVIRQPQPWREVRYWLHDLAVEISAAEKDGTLPDLALDRLWITADGRAKLLDFPAPGLPPRDNVPPQPASSFLNAVAAAALAGRPDASAHKAGEVNVVLPLHARTFLKTLSHAAGADAIVTALKPLLNRPAAVSRLRRAALVGACMAFPLMGCFGGYFGMKFVQELTRKNPGLMELHTLLQLRSTARIFAPKHANLPTDRQLALYIAHHYRGLITNSATWSNPMVLALIKSGGREFAEQSVADHPTLTEAEIKAADAAVGKHVPREIPFSRDLPASTPTLLISATLLIYVAFPAVVAAVLFRGGLALLIAGVTYVRRDGQRASRLRLFWRAIVTWSPVFPVFVLAVLSFAKHSVWAPWLALVLLGLLAAVSVALPTRGLQDRLAGTWPVPR; this is encoded by the coding sequence ATGGCGAATCCTGAACACGAACCTTCTGGAAAGCGCAAATGCGTGGGTTGCGGCGCCGAATTGGTGGGCAGCGTCTCCCCGGACCTGTGCCCGAAATGCCTCCTCAAGCTGGCCATGGAGACCCGGCCCGGGCCGGGCCCCGGCGGTACCATCGTGCTGCCGGATGAGGGAGCGAAGTCGCGCGGTTTGCCCCACGCGGGCGAGCAGTTGGGCAGCTACGCCATCGTCCGGGCGCTGGGCGCAGGCGGCATGGGGGCGGTCTATGAGGCCCAGGACCAGGAGAGCGGCCGTCGGGTGGCCCTCAAGGTCCTGAGTCACACCCTCGATTCGCCCGAGGCCCGCGAACGTTTCTTCCGCGAGGGCCGCCTCGCCGCATCCATCAACCACCCCAACAGCGTTTATATCTTTGGCACCGAGGAGATCGGCGGAACGCCGGTAATCACCATGGAGCTGGTTGCCGGAGGCACCTTGCAGGACCGTGTGCGCGCCCGGGGGCCGCTCCCAGTCGGCGAAGCGGTGGACGCCGTGCTGCAACTCATCGAGGGGCTGGACGCTGCCCAGCGCGTCGGCATTCTGCATCGCGACATCAAACCCTCCAACTGCTACGTCAGCGAGGACGGCACCGTGAAGATCGGCGACTTCGGCCTGTCCATCTCGACCGCCGTCCGCACCGAGCCGGCGCTGACGGCCACCGGCGCGTTTCTCGGCACCCCTGCCTTCTGCTCGCCCGAGCAGTTGCGCGGCGAGGAGCTCAACACCCGCTCGGACATGTATTCGGTTGGCGCCACGCTTTATTACCTGCTCACCGGGCGCACACCTTTCGAGGCGAAGAACATGGTGCAGCTCCTGGCGACCGTGCTGGAACAACGCGCGCCCTCGCCGCGCCAGTTCCGGCCTGACATTCCCAAGGGCCTGGCCAGGGCCATACTGCGCTGCCTGGAGAAGCAGCCGGGCGAACGCTTCAAGAGCTACACCGACCTGGCCCGCGCGCTGACGCCCTACGGCTCCGCCGCGCCGACGCCGGCGACCCTCGGCCTGCGTTTCCTGGCCGGCGTGGCGGACCTGACCATCCTGGGGCTATCCGGCATGGTGATCAACCTCCTGGCGTTCGGTTCGCCCATGGACTTCATGCAGATGTCCATGCAGTTTTCGCCCAAGCTCCTTGCCTGGGTGTTCGGCTGGTTTTGCGTCGCGGTCCTTTACTATGCGGTTTTCGAGGGGCTATGGGGTGCCGCGGCTGGCAAAGCGCTGTGCGGGCTGCGCGTCGTCGGACCGGACCGCAATCCGCCCGGCTTCGGGCCAGCCCTGCTGCGGGCGATGGTCTGGCTCGTGCCGCCCTTCCTGCCCTACTGGCTGGCGTTTGGCGCCAATCCAAAGGACTACCTGGCCAGCTCTCAGTGGATCCAGACGCTCATGGGCCTTTCCTGCTACGTGGTCATGGCTCTGCTATTCGTCACCGCCCGCCGCCGGAACGGCTTTGCCGCCCTCCAGGACCTGGTGAGCCGGAGCCGGGTCGTCTCCCACGCCGCCCTGGTCTCGCGGCCCGTCCTCTCGGCTGCCGAAGCGCCGCCGCCCGCCGTCGAGTCGGCGATCACCATCGGCCCCTACCATGTCCTGCAGGCGCTCGCCGACACCGCGGCGGAGAAGTGGTTTCTCGCCTACGACCTCAAGCTCCTCCGCAAGGTCTGGGTCCGCGTGGTGCCCCCGGACACTCCACCCGTCCCCGCCCAGTGGCGCGCTCTGGGCCGGGTCGGCCGCCTGCGCTGGCTGACTGGCAAACGCACACTCGGCGAGAACTGGGACGCCTTCGAGGCCCTCACCGGTCGGCCTTTCCTCGAAGTCATCCGCCAGCCCCAGCCTTGGCGGGAGGTCCGCTATTGGCTTCACGACCTCGCTGTTGAGATCAGCGCTGCCGAGAAGGACGGCACCCTGCCTGATCTCGCCCTCGACCGCCTCTGGATCACCGCCGATGGCCGCGCGAAGCTCCTCGACTTCCCTGCACCTGGCCTGCCTCCGCGCGACAATGTGCCTCCTCAGCCTGCTAGTTCGTTCCTGAATGCCGTCGCCGCTGCCGCGTTGGCCGGCAGACCGGATGCCTCAGCCCACAAGGCCGGCGAAGTCAACGTGGTTCTGCCACTCCACGCGCGGACCTTCCTTAAGACTCTGAGCCACGCGGCCGGCGCGGATGCCATTGTCACCGCGCTCAAGCCCCTTTTAAACCGGCCGGCGGCGGTGTCCCGGCTGCGCCGGGCCGCCCTGGTCGGTGCCTGTATGGCCTTCCCGTTGATGGGGTGCTTTGGCGGGTACTTCGGGATGAAGTTCGTCCAGGAGCTTACCCGGAAGAATCCGGGCCTGATGGAGCTTCACACCCTGCTGCAACTCCGATCCACGGCACGGATCTTTGCCCCCAAGCATGCAAACCTGCCGACCGATCGCCAGCTTGCCCTTTACATTGCTCATCATTACCGCGGCCTCATCACCAACTCCGCCACCTGGTCAAATCCCATGGTGCTCGCATTGATTAAGAGCGGAGGCCGGGAGTTTGCCGAACAAAGTGTGGCGGATCATCCCACCCTCACCGAGGCCGAAATCAAAGCGGCCGACGCCGCCGTCGGCAAGCATGTGCCCAGGGAGATCCCCTTCAGCCGCGATCTGCCGGCCTCCACGCCGACCCTGCTGATCTCTGCGACGCTGTTGATCTATGTGGCTTTCCCGGCTGTCGTAGCGGCCGTGCTGTTCCGGGGCGGTCTGGCGTTGCTAATCGCCGGTGTCACCTATGTTCGCCGCGATGGCCAGCGCGCCTCGCGCCTCCGCCTGTTCTGGCGGGCGATTGTCACCTGGAGTCCTGTCTTCCCCGTGTTCGTGCTTGCGGTGCTGAGCTTCGCCAAGCACTCGGTCTGGGCGCCGTGGCTGGCCTTGGTGCTCCTCGGCCTGCTGGCCGCGGTCTCCGTGGCCCTGCCAACTCGCGGTCTGCAGGACCGCCTCGCTGGCACCTGGCCGGTGCCGCGGTAA